In one Romeriopsis navalis LEGE 11480 genomic region, the following are encoded:
- a CDS encoding PTPA-CTERM sorting domain-containing protein → MAMLKTKICAAVSLVAASAVISLSAAPGQAASITVNTSEGITYNLQTVEGTYNSLLEQLTAQDWFGNQSLAAELAELSGTQFNQFFALGSTGGPFFAWCGGLGDGTGTCPFGAVATPQQIGAARFLDNNTVAPGFGLGSTTDTTYIIGTGSATAVPTPALLPGLIGIGLDIVRRKRKQKAVA, encoded by the coding sequence ATGGCAATGCTAAAAACTAAAATTTGTGCAGCGGTATCTCTTGTGGCTGCCAGTGCAGTTATTTCCCTGTCTGCGGCTCCAGGTCAAGCTGCAAGTATTACTGTAAACACTTCAGAAGGCATAACTTATAATCTCCAAACAGTCGAAGGAACTTACAATTCGCTTCTTGAACAGTTAACAGCTCAAGATTGGTTTGGAAATCAGTCTTTAGCAGCTGAACTCGCAGAGTTATCCGGAACTCAATTTAATCAGTTCTTTGCTCTAGGAAGTACGGGTGGCCCATTTTTTGCTTGGTGTGGGGGCTTGGGTGATGGAACCGGAACATGCCCGTTCGGTGCTGTTGCTACTCCACAACAAATTGGAGCTGCTCGTTTTCTTGACAACAATACTGTTGCACCTGGTTTTGGGTTGGGAAGTACTACAGATACCACTTACATCATTGGGACTGGAAGCGCGACTGCTGTCCCCACTCCAGCTCTCCTCCCCGGCCTCATTGGCATTGGCTTGGATATTGTCCGCAGGAAGCGCAAGCAGAAAGCTGTTGCATAG
- a CDS encoding PadR family transcriptional regulator, with the protein MKQNPLDITPREEIVLLALRRKSSYGAELTYELQQVSDFEIDFGCGTLYPILHRLEKQNLLRRCSVKDLKGTRGGRPKKYYEITEEGRAILESIQQFRMRLQAWTDDNGWQPSY; encoded by the coding sequence ATGAAGCAAAATCCACTGGATATTACGCCAAGAGAAGAGATAGTCCTACTAGCTTTACGACGTAAAAGTAGTTATGGAGCAGAATTAACCTATGAATTACAGCAGGTTAGTGATTTCGAAATTGACTTTGGATGTGGGACGTTATACCCCATTTTGCATCGTCTTGAAAAGCAGAACCTCTTGCGCCGATGTTCGGTTAAAGATTTGAAGGGTACTCGCGGTGGTCGACCGAAGAAGTACTACGAGATTACGGAAGAAGGCAGAGCCATACTAGAGAGTATTCAGCAGTTTCGTATGCGCTTACAAGCATGGACTGATGATAATGGCTGGCAGCCGTCTTATTGA
- a CDS encoding GUN4 domain-containing protein — MYRYKYNRSNRFRSGYTLPELLVSIVIAGILASLVISIFFGVLNKARFVADVSEMSRLIRNEQYQDANNKWESIMLDMLDRNGDRKLSNLEFTRIPCDKLRKLDAPWSAVQGGMVRQYSIFYEIFNRLNNKGLISGKNYITEFFLRLGWQDSKDNSSLLYQFSHLGGSAEVPPGNLPRHLLVEDSKNWHPDIRLFQCKML; from the coding sequence ATGTATCGCTACAAGTACAACCGAAGCAATCGGTTTCGATCGGGTTATACACTACCTGAACTTCTGGTTTCAATTGTCATTGCAGGTATTCTCGCTAGCCTTGTCATCTCAATATTTTTTGGGGTGCTTAACAAAGCACGATTTGTAGCTGATGTCTCTGAGATGAGTCGGCTTATCAGAAATGAGCAGTATCAGGATGCCAACAATAAGTGGGAGTCAATCATGCTGGATATGCTGGACCGTAATGGTGACAGAAAGTTGTCAAATCTTGAATTTACTCGAATTCCATGCGACAAGTTGAGAAAATTGGATGCGCCTTGGAGTGCGGTTCAAGGTGGCATGGTAAGGCAATACAGCATCTTTTACGAAATCTTCAATCGCCTAAATAATAAGGGCCTCATCAGTGGGAAAAATTATATTACAGAGTTCTTCCTCCGGCTGGGATGGCAAGATTCAAAAGACAACAGTTCACTACTCTATCAATTTAGTCACTTGGGCGGAAGCGCTGAAGTTCCACCAGGAAATCTACCAAGACACTTGTTAGTCGAGGATTCCAAAAATTGGCATCCGGATATACGGCTATTCCAGTGCAAGATGTTGTAG